The Streptomyces sp. NBC_00576 genome contains the following window.
GATGCCGTACTTGGCCATGAGTTCGGTGGCCTTGTCGAGGTAGACGCGGGCCTCCTCCTCGGTGGCCGCCGCGCTCTCGGATTTCCGCAGCAGCGCCTTGACCTTACTGAGGAGTGCGACCGGCAGACCCTCGCCGACGGTCCGGCGGCCGGAGTCAGGTGAGGGGCGGTCCTCGGACTTCGTACGGCTGCCCGTCTCGTCGCTGTCGTCCGTCCCGTCATCGTCCTCGCGGGCGATCAGGTCGGCCAGGTCTTCCGGGTCGGGGACCAGTGCCGACAGCGAACCGAGCGCCCAGCGGCGCCAAGCGCCGGTGTCGTCCGCGCGAACGCCGGCGCGGACCGAGCGAAGCCGCTGGAAACTCCCGTCGGCCCTCGGCATCAGGAACTCCAGGCGTGCATGACCGAGCTGAGCGACCGCCAGCAGCGCGCACAGGTCGAACACGCTGTCCGCGTCATAGCGGATCTCGACCCCGGGCTCCGGGTACCACTCCTCCGACTCGGCCCAAAGGTCGTCGAAGAGGCCGAAGGTCTCACCCCGCTCCTCCTCGCCGGCCCTGACTCGGACGACGGATGCCGACGGTCGCCCGGAGTAGGCCAGGGCCGCCGCCCTCTCTTCCCTGGAGCCGATGATGTGGTACCAGGCCGGGACCGAGCCCGACATGCCGTGCCACGTCGTCTCACCCCGCTCGTGTCGTTCCCGCGCCTGCTGCTCGACATCCGCGCTCAGCCGCTCGTCCCACCAGGCCTCCTCGCCGGGCTGCACCTGCGCGTCGAGGAAGGCGTCCAGATAGTCGGCGGCGGAACGCCGCGCACCGTTCCTGCTGTCGCTCAGGAGGGCGCGCTCACAGGGGGAGAGGGCCTCGACCACCGGCTGGAACACGAGCGACATATATCGCTTGACGGCCTCCGACAACTCCGCGAGGAAGGCCCGGGTCGCCTCGGAACCCGCACTCTGCTGCTTGCGGCGCCACGCTTCGAGCTGCTCGACACGCGCCTGTTGCTCGGCCAGCCACCCGAGGTGCCCGGCGCCCTGCAGGTGTTCCTCGCGCAGCAGTACGGCATCCTGGACCGCGGCGGCCGTGGCGGGTGCGGTCAGGACAGCGTGCGCCAGGAGCCTCAGCGGTTCGGGCTCACGCGCGAAGAACTCGGCGGGTGTGACGAGTTCCCGGCCGTGCCGGCGAGGCGCCCTCTCGGGTTGGTCGACGTCGTCGTTCCGCAGGCCGTCCGCCGACCAGCGCGACCGCCACTCCGCGAAGTCCCGTTCCGGATGGCCGGTACGGGACGGTCTCCGCCCCCACCACCATCCCAGCATCTCCTCCCAGCCCTCGGCGTTCCACGACCAGAGAGCGGGTTCGCCGCTCGATGCGAGACGGGACCGGAGTTCGCGTACCGCCTCTTCCAGATCATGCAGGTTCCCTCCCGGAATCAGGCGCTCCAGCCAACTGACGCTCTCGGCCACGGGCTGGGCCCGTGCCTCGTCCGCCGCCACTCTCGCCAGCGTCACCGCCGCGACCAGTCGCTGATCCCCCGGGGCGGCGGGAAGCACCTTGTACAGCCGCGCCCCGGCCCCCTCCATCACCTCGGCGAGATCCCAGGTTCTCGCCTCCAGCCAGTCCGCGCGCCCCCGTCGAAAAGCACTTTCCGACGCCCCTTCCGCAACGCTGTCCGCCATGTGATCCCCTCCCACAGTCGAATGCACATCGTAGGAAGCGGGGGATCATTGCTCGCGGACGGTCTGATGTCAGTGGCTCGAAGTACGCTGCGAGCAAGATGGGATCAATGGTGTGACGGGGGAGTTTCATGGCGGCCAAATATCCGGAGTTTCAGCTGCGGCTGCCAAGCGGAGACGGAATCAACCGGGCACGAGGATTACTTCTGGACGAAACCGGGACAAACGGGAGCAGGAAGTTCCTGGTGAGGTCCGGATCTCCCGCTCGTGATCACGTGATGCCCTCGTTCGCCAAGCATTTCCGCGGACAGTTCAGACGGCGCGAGGAGCTGAAGGCCGCGGGCGTACTGGTCCCGTCCGCGCGCTGGCCGGGCTGGCTGGAGCTGACCGAGGACGTGGAGTGCGGATCGCCGTCCTTCGCCGCGGAGCTGCTCGTCGGCGCCCCACGCAATGGCTGGATCGAGTGGCGGACGGAGGACGGCGCACCCCTGTCCGACTTCATGTCAGGGATCTGGGCCGGACCCAACCGCCCCTGGCTGGTCCGCGGTTCGAACGTCACGGGTCTCGACCTGGTCCAGCGCCTGTGGCTACCGGAGGGCCGCGTCACCCTGGCCGCCTCCCGGCTGCGGCAGGGCATCCAACAGGGCATCAGCAAGGAGCACTTGCGCGCCCTGGTCCAGGAGGACTACGAGTCGACCGCCACGTACGGCCAGAAGCAGCAGCTCGTCGAGGACCAGCACGCCTTTCTCTCCCGCATGAAGCCCGGTGACACCGTGTGCACCATCTCCGGCGGGAAGTTGTACGTCGGTGAGATCACGGGTGAGGTGGAGCAGACCGAGTCCGAGGACCGGCGGTCCAACCTGCGCCGCCCGGTGGAGTGGCAGCCGACCGGGCACCCGTACGACGAACTCCCGGAGGAGCTCCAGCAGAAGCTGTCCATCCAGCATGACGTCGTCGACCTGACCTCGGTCCAAGCCCACATCGAGGGTCTCGGCCTGACCGACGAGGAGCTGGTCGAGGAGGCGGAGGCCATAGAGCGGGACCCCAGCATGGAGATCCCGGCGCTCACCGCCCGCCGCGAGCTGGAGCTGCCCGAGCCGACTGAGGAGCTGGCCGACGAACTCCTCGTACACGACAGCGAGTGGCTGCGCGAAGTACGCGATCTACTGTGGGACGAGCGGCAGTTGGTGCTGTACGGCCCGCCCGGCACAGGCAAGACCTTCATCGCGCTGAAACTGGCCGAGTTCCTGGGCGGCGGTCCCGAGCAGGTCAAACTGGTCCAGTTCCACCCGTCGTACGCCTACGAGGACTTCTTCGAGGGCTTCCGGCCCCAGGAGGACGCGCAGACCAGAGAGGTCGCCTTCCGGCTCACCGCGGGCCCGCTGCGCGAACTCGCGGACCTGGCCTCCCGCGAGGGAAACCGGCACATCCCGTACTTCCTGATCATCGACGAGATCAACCGGGCCAACCTGGCGAAGGTCTTCGGTGAGCTGTACTTCCTGCTGGAGTACCGCAACAAGTCGGTTCGGCTGACCTACTCCGGTGATGACTTCGCGCTGCCGCCGAACCTGTTCGTCATCGGCACGATGAACACCGCCGACCGGTCCATCGCCCTGGTGGACGCGGCGATGCGCCGCCGCTTCGCCTTCGTCGAACTGTCGCCGCGTACGGAGCCGACACGCGGTCTGCTGCGCCGTTGGCTGGCCAAGGAGGGCAAGGACGCGGAGCCCGCCGAACTGCTCGACGCGCTCAACTCCCGCATCGACGACCCCGACTTCCGTATCGGGCCCTCGTACCTGATGAAGAAGGGCGTCTACCGGGAGGGCGGCCTTGAACGGACCTGGCGGACGAAGATCCTCCCCCTGATGGAGGAGCATCACTACGGGGAAGGTGTGGACATCGAGAAGCGGTACGGGCTGGCCGCGCTGCGGGAGTCGCTGGGGTGACGTCCGCAGTAGACGCGTCCGCGGTGGACGCCCCGCGCTCCGTCGAGCTGGTCGAGCACGCGCCGGCGGCCCGACTCGCCCTGCCGGATGCCGTCGGCCGTGCCCTCGCCGCTTCCGGCATCGTGGACGCGACCCCCGACCCGTACACGCCCGGGCACTGGTCGCTGCGGGCCGGCAGCAAGGTCGGGGCCGTGGCCGTCACAGCACCGGGCGGCGGCGGATCGGTCACCGTGCGCATCACACCCAAGGTGCCCATCGTCCGGCTCTTCTTCCTGCTCGGCTACAGCCTTGATCCGAGGAGGAGTTGGCGAGACGGCGAGGTCGAGGTCGCCGAGCACCACGATCTGCTGCCCGCGCTCGCCCACGCCGTGGAACGACAGGTGGATCGGGCCCTGCGACAGGGCCTGTTGCAGGGTTATCGGGCGACCGAGGAATCCGCGCTCGTCGTCCGCGGCCGGGTCAGAGAGGCAGAACAGATACGGCGGCGCTTCGGGGCGATGCTGCCGATCGAGGTGGCGTACGACGAGTTCACCACCGACATCGCGGAGAACCGCATCCTCCGTGCGGCCGTCGAACGTCTCCTTCGCCTGCCCGGCATACCGCGCGACGTACGCCGCAGGCTGCTGCACCAGCGCGCCCGCCTGACCGACGTCACGGCGGTCGTGCGCGGACAGCCGATCCCCGACTGGCGTCCCACCCGCCTCAACTCCCAATACCACCAGGCCCTGCGTCTCTCGCGTGTCGTTCTGGACGGCGCCTCCGCCGAACACGGCCCCGGCGATCTGCGCATCGACGGCTTCCTCTTCGACATGAACAAGCTCTTCGAGGACTTCGTGACGACCGCCCTACGGGAGACCTTCCAAGGCCAGGGCCAGGGCCATGACCCTGGCCTGAGTTCGGGCGGCCACACCGCCCGTCTCCAGGACTCCCACCACCTCGACGAGGCCGCCGCGATCCGTATGAGGCCGGACTTCGTGCTGTACGGGCCGGACGGCACCCCGTGCGCGGTGGTGGACGCCAAGTACAAGGCCGAGCGACCCGGCGGTTATCCCGACGCCGACCTGTACCAGATGCTGGCGTACTGCACGGCCCTCGGACTGCGCGAAGGTCACCTGGTGTACGCGAAAGGCAATGCTCCGCACGCCGCCC
Protein-coding sequences here:
- a CDS encoding DUF2786 domain-containing protein; this translates as MADSVAEGASESAFRRGRADWLEARTWDLAEVMEGAGARLYKVLPAAPGDQRLVAAVTLARVAADEARAQPVAESVSWLERLIPGGNLHDLEEAVRELRSRLASSGEPALWSWNAEGWEEMLGWWWGRRPSRTGHPERDFAEWRSRWSADGLRNDDVDQPERAPRRHGRELVTPAEFFAREPEPLRLLAHAVLTAPATAAAVQDAVLLREEHLQGAGHLGWLAEQQARVEQLEAWRRKQQSAGSEATRAFLAELSEAVKRYMSLVFQPVVEALSPCERALLSDSRNGARRSAADYLDAFLDAQVQPGEEAWWDERLSADVEQQARERHERGETTWHGMSGSVPAWYHIIGSREERAAALAYSGRPSASVVRVRAGEEERGETFGLFDDLWAESEEWYPEPGVEIRYDADSVFDLCALLAVAQLGHARLEFLMPRADGSFQRLRSVRAGVRADDTGAWRRWALGSLSALVPDPEDLADLIAREDDDGTDDSDETGSRTKSEDRPSPDSGRRTVGEGLPVALLSKVKALLRKSESAAATEEEARVYLDKATELMAKYGIEQAMLDDVAEPGRPVDRIVDLYPPYVKEGRRLLSRIGYEMRCRSVYPGGKNNRHRVHLFGFEADLQATEVLFASLRLQMLDGADRADRLHRPEGEDARAYKRSWMLGFIREVTARIGAAQRTARAAAEDGTEADGEGASGRSVALVLADRTTVVEARLAAQYPKLNKTRPTKFKGTGYWQGVADGRDADIGGPAFDEEEQAAQLTY
- a CDS encoding DUF4357 domain-containing protein, encoding MAAKYPEFQLRLPSGDGINRARGLLLDETGTNGSRKFLVRSGSPARDHVMPSFAKHFRGQFRRREELKAAGVLVPSARWPGWLELTEDVECGSPSFAAELLVGAPRNGWIEWRTEDGAPLSDFMSGIWAGPNRPWLVRGSNVTGLDLVQRLWLPEGRVTLAASRLRQGIQQGISKEHLRALVQEDYESTATYGQKQQLVEDQHAFLSRMKPGDTVCTISGGKLYVGEITGEVEQTESEDRRSNLRRPVEWQPTGHPYDELPEELQQKLSIQHDVVDLTSVQAHIEGLGLTDEELVEEAEAIERDPSMEIPALTARRELELPEPTEELADELLVHDSEWLREVRDLLWDERQLVLYGPPGTGKTFIALKLAEFLGGGPEQVKLVQFHPSYAYEDFFEGFRPQEDAQTREVAFRLTAGPLRELADLASREGNRHIPYFLIIDEINRANLAKVFGELYFLLEYRNKSVRLTYSGDDFALPPNLFVIGTMNTADRSIALVDAAMRRRFAFVELSPRTEPTRGLLRRWLAKEGKDAEPAELLDALNSRIDDPDFRIGPSYLMKKGVYREGGLERTWRTKILPLMEEHHYGEGVDIEKRYGLAALRESLG
- a CDS encoding McrC family protein, which translates into the protein MTSAVDASAVDAPRSVELVEHAPAARLALPDAVGRALAASGIVDATPDPYTPGHWSLRAGSKVGAVAVTAPGGGGSVTVRITPKVPIVRLFFLLGYSLDPRRSWRDGEVEVAEHHDLLPALAHAVERQVDRALRQGLLQGYRATEESALVVRGRVREAEQIRRRFGAMLPIEVAYDEFTTDIAENRILRAAVERLLRLPGIPRDVRRRLLHQRARLTDVTAVVRGQPIPDWRPTRLNSQYHQALRLSRVVLDGASAEHGPGDLRIDGFLFDMNKLFEDFVTTALRETFQGQGQGHDPGLSSGGHTARLQDSHHLDEAAAIRMRPDFVLYGPDGTPCAVVDAKYKAERPGGYPDADLYQMLAYCTALGLREGHLVYAKGNAPHAAHQVRHAGIVIHQHALDLDQEPPGLLMDIEEMAQRLVNTPRV